The sequence TAGAAGCAAGGGGAGAAGGATTCCCAGAAGAAGATATATGCATAGCTGCTGTTGGTGGTTTTGGTAGATGTGAGATGGCCCCTTATTCAGATATTGATTTAGTTTTTTTGTCCCAAAACGAAGAAGGACCTTTTTTAGATAACGTTCTAAAAAGAGGCTACAGACTTTTGTCAGATATCTTTTTTGGTATAGATTTAGAAGTCGGCTATAGTTTTAGAACTACAGAAATAAAACACATCGACCACATTACAAGAACCAGCTTTCTAGATTCTAACATTATTTCTGGAGATAATAACATATTTCAAGAATTCAAAAGAAATTTTTGGAATAGATTAAACTTAGCAGAATTCATATTTGTAAAGTTATCAGAAAGAGAAATAGCGTCACAAAAGTTCGGCGATAACCCTTATTTATTAAGCCCAAACTTAAAGGAATGTAGGGGTGGGCTTAGAGATTATCATACATTTAAATGGATTTTTCAGAGTAGGTATGCACTTTCAAACTGTTCAATTGCTAAAGATGTAGAAAATACTTATATTTTGGATAAAGATGATATCAATAGGCTCGAATCGTCATATCGATTTCTTAGAAAAATAAGAATCTTATTACATATAATGGCCAGAAAAAGACAGGATTATCTTTCAAAAAATTATCAACCAAGGTTAGCAGAATTTTTAGGTTATAAAAACTCAGTAGAATTTATGAAAGAATTAATTTATTATCTTGAAAATATCTCAGAAATATCAAGCAGAGGAATAAAAAAGATACTTCAAGAAGGTTTTCAAATTTCAAGTTGCTTCTCAATAAAAGGAAACAGTATTACTTATCAATATGACTCTCCTATTCAAATTTTTAGATTCGATTTCATAAGAGCTTTTGAATATAAATCTCTTTACGATCTGGAATTATCAGTAAATCTTGAAGAAGAATTTATCAAACAACGCAGCAAACTAAAACCCAATGATGAGACTATGAACGTATTTTTAAAAATCCTTAAAAATGGAAAAAACAAAGCTTCCATATTAAGAAATATGCAATCTTTGGGTCTGCTTGAAATACTGATACCAGAAACCAGGGGAATTTTTTATACTTTACCCGAAGATCCCATGCACGAATTTACTATTGGAGAACACACAATGGTTATGATTGAAACTCTCGAAATGTTTGAAAGAGGCGATTTTGGACAAGAAATAGCAGAAATATTTAATTCTTTATCAAACCCACTTGTTTTATATCTTGCAGCTTTATTTCATGATATTGCAAAGTTAAAAAATTCAGAAAATCACGATATAGAAGGTGCAAAAATATTTTCTAACTGGGCAAAAAAAACTAGATTAGATCAGAATACTATAAATAACGTTAGTTTTATCATAGCAAACCATCTTCAAATGGTAAGAACTTCAAGATTAAGAGACCTTCACAGAGAAGAAACTATTGAAGAATTCGCTCAATTAGTTTCAGACACGGAAAGGTTAAAAAACTTATATCTTATTTCTTATGCAGATTTATATTCTTTGTCAAAAAAGAAACCAAGCCCGATATCAATTTATCAGCTAAACGAGCTTTTTAAAAAGAGTCAATCAAATTTACTAAGGCCTGCATCAAAAACAGACTTTAAAGACGTATTTAAAAAGAATATAAAAAAGAATCTGCCAAACAAAGATGAAATAAATCTCTATATTGACAACATGCCTGCTACTTATTTAATGAACATACCACAAGAAATTATTGCGTTTCATTTGGACCTTATTTCCAGATTAAAAAACGAAACGCCTCAAGTATATTTTGAAGAATCAATCAACAAAGACTTTTCTAAAGTTACAATTGCTACATATGAGATTGAAGGGCTCCTGTGGAAAATAGCAGCAGTATTTTATGCTCACAATTTAGATATCCACACCGCTGAATTATACAAGTTCTCCACAAAACCACCGGTAGTAATTAACGAAATTTGGACAACTTTCAAAAACAAACCAGTTCCTGAGTTTTTAGCGCAATCAGTACAGAAAGATTTGCGCGATACTCTTAGTTTAAAAAGAGATATATTTGAACTATTAAGACAGAAAAACAAAGATATAGAATTTCCCGTAAAGCTTTTCAACGTTAATTGTTTAAACAATATATCCCCTAAATCAACTGTCATAGAAATAATAGCTGAAGATAGACACGGACTTTTGTATAGGTTAACTCAGACCCTATCCTCTCTTGGACTTTACATACAAACAGCAAAAATTTCCACCTGGGAAGGTAGAGCTGAGGATGCATTTTATATTACAAAGGAAAATAACTTAAAGTTAAGTGAGCAAGAATGCCAAGAATATTTGAAAAAAATAGTTTACCATATATAATTTCTAATTTGCTCTACGTCAAATAAACTTATTAAGAACCATTTAAGGAGGAAAAAACAATAGATATCAAGAAAATAATCGAAGATTTTTCAAAAATTAGTTCTAAGAATGAAGAAGTCTTTCGCTTGGGATATTCAGAGGAAGAAGATAAAGCTATTAGTTATGTTTTGAAATTACTTCCAAAAAATTTTGAAATCAAAACAGATAATATCGGAAATTTGATCGCAATGCACAATCAAGATCCTTTATCCCAAAAGGTTTTACTCGGTATTCATCTTGATACAATGCCATTTAGCGGCAAATATTCATCGTCACTTCCTATGATAGTAGCAATTGGTTCTATCAACAAATTGTTAGAAAAGGATTTTTATCCGAAGAAAACAGTGGGCTTAATAATCTTTAGAGCCACTTCTCCAAACAGGTTTTCCAGGGGTTGCATCGGTTCAAGAGGAGCGGTAGGAGAGCTAAACGAAAGAGATCTGTATCTCTCAGACAAAGACGGAGTATTGCTGCAAGATGAAGTAATAAAGAGAAGCCTTGGGCTTTCAAGCAGTTTTCCTACCTTTTTTAAAGACGATGTACATACTTTTTTAGAGATAGAAAGCGACTTTTCTGGTATATTGAGCGAAAAATCTGTTCCACTTTGTATGGTAAAAAATCAACAAGGCCCAGTTATTTTAAAATTATCCATCGTAGGCAAAATTCAATATACCTGTTGCACTCCATTTAATTTAATTAGAGGTCCTTTAAATGCTTTTATAAAAATTTTAGATCTTCTTTATAAAATGATAAAAGAGAATAATCTATTCGGTGGAGTATACGAGGTTAATATGGAACCAAAAGTCATGGGAGTCTTTCCAAACAGAATAAACTTTAACCTTGATCTTAGATCCCCAGATCTAAAGTTAAGAAGTGAACTTCTTAATAATCTAAAAACTATGATAAACAAAATATCTGAAGAAGAAAGTTGCCAAATAGATATTTTAAGCCAAATATCTCATTCTCCTCACATCTTTTCTGATAAATTAATCGAAATTTCAAAAAGGGTATTTTTAAAAAAGAATATCAAACTTATAACAATTGACACTGGAATCTTATCCAATGCAAGGTGGATGAGTCTGGTAAGTCAGGAAACAGGAATGGTGTTATTAAGATACAAGAAAGGAAATTCGCCTGAAAAAGAAGATATAAACGAAAATGATATAATCCTAAGTATTGATGTTGTAAGTAACATATTAAGGGAGAGGGTTTCTTTATGAATACTGGACCATGGCTTATAATATTAACTGGTCTTTCTGGGGCAGGTAAATCTCAAGCACTACATGCCCTTGAAGACCTAGGATTCTTCTGTATAGATAACTTGCCGCCGTTTTTATTACCTGAACTTACAAGATTTTCTTTCTC comes from Thermodesulfobium acidiphilum and encodes:
- a CDS encoding HD domain-containing protein encodes the protein MELDFYYGKDKKERESFVIYHLRDRLLYGRKILFERTISGFIDPLEVESYLNKLYREVCSDILKFCIIEARGEGFPEEDICIAAVGGFGRCEMAPYSDIDLVFLSQNEEGPFLDNVLKRGYRLLSDIFFGIDLEVGYSFRTTEIKHIDHITRTSFLDSNIISGDNNIFQEFKRNFWNRLNLAEFIFVKLSEREIASQKFGDNPYLLSPNLKECRGGLRDYHTFKWIFQSRYALSNCSIAKDVENTYILDKDDINRLESSYRFLRKIRILLHIMARKRQDYLSKNYQPRLAEFLGYKNSVEFMKELIYYLENISEISSRGIKKILQEGFQISSCFSIKGNSITYQYDSPIQIFRFDFIRAFEYKSLYDLELSVNLEEEFIKQRSKLKPNDETMNVFLKILKNGKNKASILRNMQSLGLLEILIPETRGIFYTLPEDPMHEFTIGEHTMVMIETLEMFERGDFGQEIAEIFNSLSNPLVLYLAALFHDIAKLKNSENHDIEGAKIFSNWAKKTRLDQNTINNVSFIIANHLQMVRTSRLRDLHREETIEEFAQLVSDTERLKNLYLISYADLYSLSKKKPSPISIYQLNELFKKSQSNLLRPASKTDFKDVFKKNIKKNLPNKDEINLYIDNMPATYLMNIPQEIIAFHLDLISRLKNETPQVYFEESINKDFSKVTIATYEIEGLLWKIAAVFYAHNLDIHTAELYKFSTKPPVVINEIWTTFKNKPVPEFLAQSVQKDLRDTLSLKRDIFELLRQKNKDIEFPVKLFNVNCLNNISPKSTVIEIIAEDRHGLLYRLTQTLSSLGLYIQTAKISTWEGRAEDAFYITKENNLKLSEQECQEYLKKIVYHI